DNA from Plasmodium cynomolgi strain B DNA, chromosome 12, whole genome shotgun sequence:
tgaaaataggTACCTTCGTCAAACCTTACGTTAGCTCTATGcatagctagccaaaatttGGACATGTTATTTGTGTAGCAGCCATACCCTGTAGTGCTAACAATGATTATGACATTTTCGTACCTGTGAAAGCTCATCAAATTGACGTCattcaggcaaaaaaagtcCACGTGGAAGCTTCGATACAATTCGTACAAAACGATTCTACAGCAGTCGTACGCAGTGCCGTACTGGGACCCGTACGCTAGTAAAATTTTGGTCCTCCTGTCTGCGTCCTCCATGTTGGGCGGTTCCGAGTATGAAGAAAGGGGGTGGCAAACTCGGTGTTCTGGCGGGGTGGCAAACGCGGTGTTCTGGCGGGGTGGCACACTCGGAGTTCTGGCGGGGTGGCACACTCGGTGTGCTGGCGAGGGGAAGGACGGGCTGTTCAGCGGGAAATATTGACGCGCCTACTCAAAAGGTAGactcttctttattttcccttttcccctttctttccctgtttccccttcttctcacttcttcccctttccttCATTCCTCGTCGCCTTTACGATGAGACCACTCCCCCCCGCGCTCTCTCAATCCTTGTCCTGCAGAAAGTGGCGGCACCTCATAGAACATGCACGGAAACAAAGCTGCTGCTCCATGTCTTGATAAAacttttctaattttttttttttcctctcgtTAAAAGTTGAGTTATTTTTCGCGCTCACGTTCTGGTACTTCTGCAAGTCCTCCTCAAATCGATTGAATAAATTTTCCTTACAAATGCTGAGACAATTTGCCTGGTTCTCTGCAAAGGCTTTCAGCAAATTTAgattttgtttctccttgAAGTTGTCTAAATTTCCTAGCTGGGCTTCCTTCGCTTCCTTGGCCCTTTTAACGATTTCTGCGATTTCGTCAACGCTTTTGCTTCTCAGCCTATTCAATCCTGAACAGAGGGGAGGCATAAGGGGTGGATAGAGTAGACGAAGTGAGCGTGGAATGAGGAATTCACCCTATCATTAGGAATGTCAAATAATCAGTTGGGATGAAAGTAGCCACGCCGTAGAACGCTACGCATTTGGCACCTCCTAAAAGGAGAGATCACGTGCTCCAATTTGGTCATACGGGTATCCCCGCACGTACAGACTAATGAACCACAGTGGGCATTTCCATACCTGCTGTCACGTCACAGCTGGGGGAACTTATCATGATCATTAAAGTGCGAAGAGGGTAGTTCTACAAAATTGCTAGtgcgcttaaaaaaatgatttttttttgaagtataTAAAACAGCGTAGCCGATGTGTCTACCACAAGTCTGCGTAGAACACGTCCAGAGAGTCTCTTCCACAaactggagaaaaaaacacaatgCCTATCTTAAACGAATTAGCGCCCCCATATGGATATACATGGGTAGGTTTATGATCTACGTTGGGCACGATGAGGCGAAACATTACAGGGGAAATAGGATGTCCACCCTGTTgctacaaataaaattttgcgcACTGCTCCAAAATGACTAAACTGTTCTATTGCATGTCATCATGCCAAAGGTAGCCTTTTCTACATGGAGAACAGAAgggtgttctttttttttttttttttctttcccagATTATCCGCAGTAGGAAATGCACTATACATTTGAataaccccctttttttttaaacagattcgcaaaaaaaacatttgcaATAAAAGCGATGCGTTCGTTTACAATTATGTTAATGGGTACCAATGCGCTGCTATACCGCTGAGGCTGCGGTCaatgttgtaaatttttcccccttttttatgaacaccTTATGACTAGAGCAggattgcaaaaaaaaaaaaaaaaagggtaagaGCGTTTCGTTCGTTCGCAGttgcatgtattttttttcttttgcaaatgCAGGGGTGTCACAACGGCCTAGCTGCTGGGCCTATGTGTATCCATAAAGCGCCGGCTCTTATAGCGGGCTGTTTACTCGCTATTGGTTATAAGAGTGGCTGTTTGCCGTAAATACATGgagttatttatttatttattttattttatttttttttttctacgaTTTTAcgttcttcctcttttccttccttcccctataaatgattttttccaagtgACAGTTTTTCATCGTTCCGAAAAAAACGCTTGGCAGAAGAaattaatgaatatatattttttttttggtaaagcGAGGCCTCCACTTCCGTTTCCTTTTAGTAACATAAAAATCGCGAAGTACATATATCTGTGATGAATTCATGCCTGAAGGCTGCCTTACTATACGCACGGAAAAAGGCACAGGCTGAGGCGAAGGCGAAGGAACAAAACCGGAAGTTCTGTTCATCGCAACATGACATTTGTGCATCCCCTAGGGGGCTATTTACTGCCGCACGTAAGGGCGTGACCGATTAATGAGTTCGATGGGGCTGCATCGTAACTAAGGCAGCACACGCCCGCTCTCGCGTTTGGAATATCACCTCGTGGGGTCACCGCTTCGGTATACACTTGGGTGTATACACTGCTGTGAACATTCGCCTACATCGCGTGGCGCGACCCTCCCCTCCGCGGCAACACACATCCTGACGAGCAATtgcacgtaaaaaaaaaaaaaaaagggaattaaaattatatcgaaatattttacataaaaatgattagCCATTGTGAAGGTACTTTACTGCCAAATGTGAAAATGGGCACAAAGAACAAATCGATTGGCTATATTTGTGCGAaagtgtaattttttttttttttttttttttttcagcctGTGTATGTAGTGCAACTCATTTGTGTACGCGTGAATAATTATACAAACGCTTACACGTGAGCAGCATAATATACttccatttgtgtgcataaTTGGGGGACCATACGTTCTGTTGCGGCACAGCAAGTCCGGAGCAGGCTCATGTTGGAAATCGCCCCTCTTAATTTCGTGTAAACAGAAGTAGTACTCCCCCCATTTTAAGACCACTTTGTTTTGTTAACCTTTTATCCAGAAATTGGCCCCTCATAAGTCACCCTTCGGCTGAGTGTTGCACCGAAAGCACATTTAGGAGACCAGTTGTGAGGCAAACCTAGGGGTCACTTCACTGCCATCAGCACTATCGCCATTAGCACTATCGGCATCACCACTATCGCCATCACCACTATCGCCATCACCACTATCGCCATCACCACTAACACCATCACCAGCACGAAGTCCAGCTTCCCCTCATTGCGCAGTGGAATCCCAGTTGAGCAGGGCCCAATTCGAGTGgacacccctcccccccttcttcgGCGTAAGCGTAGAGGTGGGCGAAGATCAAAACGGAGGAATAATCATCAGACAGACAGTGCGAGATAGCACTGCCGTTGAACATTTAGGGTCGATAAAATGGTACTGACGGAACTGGGGACGCAGCTGACGTGCGCTCTGCAGAAGCTGCAGGCATCGGCCGCGGCGGACGACAGCGCTATTGAAGAGTGCCTGAAGGAAGTGATCAGAGCGTTGATCTTGGCGGACATAAATATTAGCTACCTGAAggatataaaaagtaatataaaaaaaaatatcgaaaaaaatatcgatttGTATGGAAACAATAAAAAGAGGCTGGTGCAACAGTACGTGGTGGAGGAGCTTATTAATCTCctggaaggaaagaaagagTCATATGTTCCAAAGAAAGGAAGTCGTAatgtcattttatttgtcGGCTTGCaaggaagtgaaaaaacaACCACCTGTACGAAATTTGCAcattattatcaaaagaaaggATTCAAAACGGCCTTAGTATGTGCTGACACTTTTAGAGCTGGGGCTTTTGATCAACTGAAGCAAAATGCCGCAAAGGTTAAGATCCCATTTTATGGTAGCTACTCAGAAGTAGATCCTGTAAAAATTGCAAGTGATGGagttaatgcatttttaaaagaaaaatatgatttaaTTATTGTAGATAGTTCTGGTAGACATAAACAAGAGAGTGAATTATTTGAAGAGATGAAGCAGGTCGAAAGTTCAATCAAACCAGAAGAAATTGTATTCGTCATTGACAGTCATATTGGACAAAGTTGTCATGACCAAGCCATGGCTTTTAAAAACTCAGTTACTTTAGGTAGTATAATTATTACTAAGATAGATGGACATGCTAAGGGAGGAGGGGCTCTATCAGCAGTGGCATCAACAGGATGCCCAATTACATTTATCGGGACAGGTGAACATATTAACGACTTTGAAAAGTTTGAAGCGAAGTCATTCGTTTCGAGACTTCTAGGGTTAGGAGATATCAACGGATTGGTATCTACCTTAAAAGAAGTTATTGACATTGAAAAACAGCCACAATTAATTAACAGATTATCCAAAGGGAAATTTGTACTGAGAGATATGTACGA
Protein-coding regions in this window:
- a CDS encoding hypothetical protein (putative), with product MIMISSPSCDVTAGLNRLRSKSVDEIAEIVKRAKEAKEAQLGNLDNFKEKQNLNLLKAFAENQANCLSICKENLFNRFEEDLQKYQNVSAKNNSTFNERKKKKLEKFYQDMEQQLCFRACSMRCRHFLQDKD
- a CDS encoding signal recognition particle 54 kDa protein (putative), producing the protein MVLTELGTQLTCALQKLQASAAADDSAIEECLKEVIRALILADINISYLKDIKSNIKKNIEKNIDLYGNNKKRLVQQYVVEELINLLEGKKESYVPKKGSRNVILFVGLQGSEKTTTCTKFAHYYQKKGFKTALVCADTFRAGAFDQLKQNAAKVKIPFYGSYSEVDPVKIASDGVNAFLKEKYDLIIVDSSGRHKQESELFEEMKQVESSIKPEEIVFVIDSHIGQSSIIITKIDGHAKGGGALSAVASTGCPITFIGTGEHINDFEKFEAKSFVSRLLGLGDINGLVSTLKEVIDIEKQPQLINRLSKGKFVLRDMYDQFQNVFKMGSLSKVMSMIPGFGNNLISKGTEKEGIEKIKKFMVIMDSMTNEELDCVKPLNDSRCLRICKGSGTRLQDIRELLEQFKFLKNMVSKMGKLGLRENNLGSLMRNQKQFLSKMNNMIDPSMLGQMGGANNMVNILKEFTKMDDLGGSMANMMKQMGFKK